Proteins co-encoded in one Fusarium musae strain F31 chromosome 3, whole genome shotgun sequence genomic window:
- a CDS encoding hypothetical protein (EggNog:ENOG41) codes for MSSSSAEQRSDLEEEQLEQEKPVRKTKTKKQKSERRKRRARFEDYDDEQDNSQMAQSNYNAQQQQLQQQQMQQQQQQQMQQQQQQGGGGKSDALSLHLELNLEIEIQLKARIHGDLTLCLL; via the exons ATGTCGTCATCATCC GCTGAGCAGAGAAGCGAtctcgaggaggagcagcTCGAGCAGGAGAAGCCCGTGCGAAAGACAaagaccaagaagcaaaagtccGAGCGACGCAAGCGACGCGCCCGATTCGAAGACTACGATGACGAGCAGGACAACAGCCAGATGGCCCAGAGCAATTACAacgctcagcagcagcagttgcagcaacagcaaatgcagcagcaacaacagcaacagatgcagcagcagcagcaacagggCGGTGGTGGAAAGAGCGATGCCCTCTCCCTGCACCTTGAATTGAaccttgagattgagattcaGCTCAAGGCGAGAATCCACGGTGATCTTACTCTTTGCTTGCTGTAA
- a CDS encoding hypothetical protein (CAZy:GH43), with the protein MRVVTLLATALSASFVEAIPADNTRFADSKYAGYLISTFSDPTPQVQWYLSDGNSASSFDFLNGGKPVLTSNVGTRGVRDVFLTTNTARSEYFTIATGYVKDLDINAPGFSWDLVTRNGSRGLVVWSSKDLINWSKPSLRIVESDTAGMAWAPSVVWDDPSSQYYVFWAARHYAASDTEHKGTATLDRIRYATTKDFKTFSAPKDYHAPADTGLIDQEFLSLGKPGHFARFLKNETVNKVYQETTTTGLFGTWTRVPGYVRPESPLEGPCAFADLRTSGLYHLLLDDYTQYIPFQTSNILSPNWEKSDIPNFPKGLKHGSVTPLTKKEYDAVAAKFGK; encoded by the exons ATGCGTGTCGTTACGCTCCTCGCAACGGCACTCTCAGCATCTTTTGTTGAAGCCATTCCTGCCGACAATACAAGATTTGCGGACAGCAAATATGCCGGCTACCTTATCTCTACCTTTAGTGACCCGACCCCTCAAGTTCAATGGTATCTGTCAGATGGCAACTCGGCTTCAAGCTTTGACTTCCTCAACGGAGGAAAGCCTGTCTTGACATCAAATGTTGGAACCAGGGGCGTCAGGGACGTCTTTCTCACAACCAATACTGCCAGATCCGAGTACTTTACTATTGCCACTG GCTATGTCAAAGATCTGGACATTAATGCCCCAGGATTCTCATGGGATCTTGTCACACGCAACGGAAGCCGGGGTCTTGTTGTGTGGTCTTCGAAAGACCTCATCAATTGGTCCAAGCCTTCACTCAGAAT TGTAGAGTCAGACACGGCTGGCATGGCCTGGGCACCTTCTGTAGTCTGGGATGATCCTTCAAGCCAGTACTATGTCTTTTGGGCAGCCAGGCACTACGCAGCTTCTGACACGGAGCATAAAGGCACCGCAACTCTCGATCGCATTCGCTATGCCACGACCAAAGACTTCAAGACTTTCAGCGCACCGAAGGATTACCATGCCCCCGCAGACACTGGCCTCATCGATCAGGAGTTTCTGTCCCTAGGCAAACCGGGGCATTTCGCACGTTTCCTCAAGAACGAGACCGTTAACAAGGTGTATCAGGAGACCACAACAACCGGTCTTTTTGGAACTTGGACCCGTGTTCCAGGCTACGTCCGACCCGAATCGCCTCTTGAAGGCCCATGCGCATTTGCTGATCTTCGCACATCTGGACTATATCATCTTCTGCTCGATGATTACACTCAGTATATCCCTTTCCAGACTTCCAACATTCTGTCTCCGAACTGGGAGAAGTCAGACATTCCCAACTTTCCCAAAGGACTGAAGCATGGCTCCGTGACGCCCCTTACGAAGAAGGAGTATGACGCTGTAGCTGCTAAGTTCGGCAAATAA
- a CDS encoding hypothetical protein (EggNog:ENOG41): MEHKKRPISKIFLHQKVLHLESSMQDIRAQLVKLQSGRDSTQQSVVEQSASPQASTNSRVLMDEIEPADQHVHAAPAEVIRRVACQVTGDLRRAFHTKEDVVRMGMLNATTAETLVKS, from the exons ATGGAACACAAGAAACGGCCCATCAGCAAGATCTT TTTACATCAGAAGGTGCTCCACTTGGAAAGCTCTATGCAAGATATAAGAGCCCAGCTAGTCAAGCTACAATCAGGACGTGACTCAACGCAGCAAAGTGTCGTCGAGCAGAGtgcttctcctcaagcatCAACAAACAGTCGTGTGTTGATGGACGAGATCGAGCCCGCGGATCAACATGTTCATGCTGCTCCAGCTGAAGTTATCCGGCGTGTCGCCTGCCAGGTGACTGGCGACTTGAGAAGAGCTTTCCACACAAAAGAGGATGTTGTACGCATGGGTATGCTTAACGCCACAACTGCTGAGACCCTTGTCAAATCGTAA
- a CDS encoding hypothetical protein (CAZy:CE10~MEROPS:MER0033188): MKSISFFLLTALAWTTSAASPKATTLNGTYVGKNLPGWDQDAFLGIPYAQPPVGNLRFKWPQSLDSSFTEERTATEYGDSCMQYTQNWTMSEDCLSLNVIRPAGKPKKLLPVLVWIYGGGLYAGSSADPQYNLSGIVKVSQDIKEPILAVSFNYRLGMWGFLQNFSLLKEGNANAGLLDQRLALRWIQENIEAFGGDPERVVVWGESAGAQSIAYQMFSYDGRDDGLYRGAILESGGITGAQIHDLSYYNVAFENLTRTVGCWDKKDQLACLRDLDEKSLYAARPSLTFNPLIDGTFLTGYPSQLIREKNYHTVPMIIGANTDEGFCIGKVNTDQDLFYEAFRWRNYALSAPTIRKLMELYPDDPCHQPPYAITNCSRQDGNYQGRRACAIGADITMISGRRKLAELYAQSEDVYSYRFDQRPYLRAEWDGVKHFDNVAFSFQNISGLLGPSPQYDSHAVLANTIGQAYVRFVNSLDPNSKKGKLPKWPKYSKSKPKNMVLNATKNWVEDDTWRKQGIEYINSYEVARELYG, translated from the exons ATGAAGTCAATAtctttcttcctcctgaCTGCGTTAGCTTGGACGACAAGTGCAGCTTCTCCTAAAGCCACAACATTAAACGGAACATACGTTGGCAAGAACTTGCCGGGCTGGGATCAGGATGCCTTCCTAGGCATTCCTTACGCTCAGCCCCCTGTTGGGAATCTGCGGTTCAAGTGGCCTCAAAGCTTGGACAGTTCTTTCACAGAGGAACGCACAGCCACCGAATATGGAGACAGTTGCATGCAGTACACTCAGAACTGGACCATGTCAGAGGACTGCCTTTCTCTGAATGTTATTCGACCAGCTGGAAAACCAAAGAAACTTCTACCAGTCCT AGTTTGGATTTATGGCGGTGGTCTATATGCTGGAAGCTCTGCCGACCCACAGTACAACCTCAGTGGGATTGTCAAAGTTAGTCAAGACATCAAAGAGCCTATCCTAGCAGTAAGCTTTAACTACAGATTGG GAATGTGGGGGTTTCTCCAGAACTTCAGCCTTTTGAAGGAAGGTAACGCCAATGCTGGCCTCCTAGACCAACGGCTTGCACTGCGTTGGATCCAAGAGAACATTGAAGCTTTTGGAGGTGACCCAGAACGAGTTGTTGTATGGGGCGAGAGCGCTGGAGCTCAGAGCATAGCGTATCAGATGTTTAGTTACGATGGCCGAGATGACGGGCTGTATCGAGGAGCTATTCTTGAGTCGGGAGGTATTACAGGTGCACAG ATTCACGATCTCAGTTACTACAATGTCGCCTTTGAAAATCTTACAAGGACTGTCGGATGCTGGGACAAAAAGGATCAGCTTGCATGTCTTCGAGACTTGGATGAGAAGTCGCTATATGCTGCGCGCCCTTCATTGACGTTCAACCCTCTGATCGACGGCACTTTCTTGACCGGTTACCCCAGCCAGCTCATCCGCGAGAAGAACTATCACACCGTGCCTATGATAATTGGAGCAAACACTGACGAAGGCTTCTGTATCGGAAAAGTCAACACGGATCAAGATCTCTTCTACGAAGCTTTTCGGTGGCGGAACTACGCTCTGAGCGCCCCGACAATCCGAAAGCTCATGGAACTTTATCCTGACGATCCATGCCATCAACCTCCCTATGCCATCACGAATTGTTCAAGACAAGATGGAAACTATCAAGGACGACGTGCCTGTGCTATCGGCGCCGACATAACTATGATCTCAGGGCGCAGGAAGCTCGCAGAACTATATGCACAATCCGAGGATGTATACTCCTACCGTTTCGACCAAAGACCATACCTGAGAGCTGAGTGGGATGGGGTGAAGCATTTCGATAATGTTGCATTTAGCTTCCAGAACATATCTGGGTTGCTAGGTCCAAGTCCGCAGTACGATAGTCACGCTGTGTTGGCCAACACCATTGGACAGGCTTATGTAAGGTTCGTCAACAGTCTAGATCCCAATTCCAAGAAGGGGAAGCTTCCAAAATGGCCAAAGTACAGCAAGTCAAAGCCCAAGAATATGGTGCTCAATGCCACGAAGAACTGGGTTGAGGATGATACCTGGCGGAAACAGGGTATTGAGTATATAAACTCCTATGAGGTGGCACGAGAGCTATATGGTTAG